The nucleotide window TGAATTGGGTATTTGTATAATTCTCTTCGCATCGCCTCGGAAAAGTGTTTGACCGCTGCTTTCGTAGCGGCATATACACTATAAAATGGCATTGCAATGTAGCCGAGTCCAGAAGATACATTAATGAGCGCTCCCTCTGAACTTTCTTTAAGCAGGGGCAACAGGTGTTTTGTCAATAGAATTAGTCCAGTAACATTAATATTTACTTGACTAATAACATCGTCATCGCTGATCTCTTCAAGAAAGCCCGCGCTAACCACCCCGGCATTATTAATCAAAATATCGAGAGCGCCCCATTCCTCTTTTACCATTTTTGCTGCGTTTTTCACATCATCCAATTGAGAAACATCTCCTTGAATTTTCAGAAACGTTACAGAAGAAAATTGCTCTTCCAGCGCATCCAACTTCTCTCCTGTTCTTCCCATAACGGCAATTTCTTCCACCCCATGGGTTAACAACTCCTCGATTATTGCCTTGCCAATTCCAGCACTTCCACCCGTTATTAAAACTTTTTTGTTAGCTAACTCCATAAACAATACACCTATCCTTTTACTTTATTATTCATCATCAAATAGCCAAGGTATAATTGATGGGTTTTGTGACAGAAATCTTACCTAACTTACCCTCATCCGGATAACGAACTAATTACCGCCAAACCTTTTACCGCATTGAACAAGATAGCTATTGTCGTACTGGCCGAAACAGAATCACACGAATCCTTTACGACATATTGTAAATGCCATGGAATTGGCTAAAGAGTTACAAGATCATGATGACAAAGTTCAAATTATTTTTGATGGAGCATGTAGATTCTGTGCAAAAGCGTTTGGAGTTATAAATGAAGTTCAAAAAACAAATGTAGATCTACTGGATGAATGCGATAAACATCCAAGCTTGCGCAACTTTATAGCAGACGATTACCAAGTTGTTACGTTTTAATCATAAACTCTCTTTTCAATGCCCCCAATAAGATTCCCGTTCTTTTCTTTTTTGAGAGCAGGAATCTTATTTTATTGCAGCTTTCCAGTTGATAAAATTCAGGAGATTACGCATGATATTGTCATTACTATTTTGGTCGGCCGTAGCTATCATCGCTACAGGCATTTTATGGAAAGGCAGCGACTGGCTGGAACACTCCAGTGAAGGACTTTCTACCTATTATGAGTTACCGGATATTGTACAGGGAGCGCTGGTCGTGGCCATTGGCTCCAGCTTTCCAGAACTGGCTACCGTTGTAATATCTACCATCCTCCATGGAGAGTTTGATTTAGGTGTTGCCGCTATAGTTGGTTCTGCAATTTTTAATATTCTTGTAATACCTGCCGCAGCAGCCCTTGTAACGAAGGATCCCCTGGAATCGAATCGAGACCTTGTCTATAAAGAGGCGCAGTTCTATATCATATCTGTAGCTGTACTCATTATTACCTTTTCTTTTGCGGCTATTTTCAATCCGGTTGAGGCTACAGATGGCAAAGGAGTTATCCTGGGTGAAATGGATCGTCTTTTAGCCCTCCTTCCTCTTGTACTCTATGGCTTCTATATCTTTATTCAATACCAGGATACCATGGACTATGTGCCGGAACGCGATTCAAGCACCATCAATCCCCTTAAAGAATGGGGACTACTAATAGCAAGTTTAGCAGTCATTTTAATAGGCGTAGAACTGCTGGTCCGATCAGCAATCGAATTTGGAAATATTTTAGGAACTCCTTCATTCTTGTGGGGTATTTCGGTCGTAGCTGCAGGCACCAGTATTCCCGATGCATTTGTAAGCATCAAAAAAGCCAGAAAGGGAGATGCTATTACTTCTATAGCTAATGTGTTGGGCAGCAACATCTTTGATCTGTTGGTC belongs to Fodinibius sp. Rm-B-1B1-1 and includes:
- a CDS encoding sodium:calcium antiporter, giving the protein MILSLLFWSAVAIIATGILWKGSDWLEHSSEGLSTYYELPDIVQGALVVAIGSSFPELATVVISTILHGEFDLGVAAIVGSAIFNILVIPAAAALVTKDPLESNRDLVYKEAQFYIISVAVLIITFSFAAIFNPVEATDGKGVILGEMDRLLALLPLVLYGFYIFIQYQDTMDYVPERDSSTINPLKEWGLLIASLAVILIGVELLVRSAIEFGNILGTPSFLWGISVVAAGTSIPDAFVSIKKARKGDAITSIANVLGSNIFDLLVCIPIGVLIAGTTVINFSVAAPLMGALTLGTLLLFSFMRTNMILGRWESAGLLIGYFLFLLWMGLENFNVIDSIPSLPA
- a CDS encoding SDR family NAD(P)-dependent oxidoreductase, producing MELANKKVLITGGSAGIGKAIIEELLTHGVEEIAVMGRTGEKLDALEEQFSSVTFLKIQGDVSQLDDVKNAAKMVKEEWGALDILINNAGVVSAGFLEEISDDDVISQVNINVTGLILLTKHLLPLLKESSEGALINVSSGLGYIAMPFYSVYAATKAAVKHFSEAMRRELYKYPIHVMTVYPTATDTEMMKTANVDGKMDSPTQVAKASIKGLVNKEIEVILGGQQRKDQIEENFQNPLDVDEKVEGQFKSLLKRTEQHRSM